A window from Micromonospora terminaliae encodes these proteins:
- a CDS encoding (R)-mandelonitrile lyase — protein MELRPVNPTVKTPARNFTGDVYLTPVYNGVEPSRMTVALVRFTPGARTHWHSHAVGQTLHVTEGVGLVGTRDGTVVRVRAGDTVVCPPGEEHWHGATENTFMSHLAMLEALPGGQDPTTWLEPLPDEQYRAAHQRDT, from the coding sequence ATGGAACTGCGGCCCGTCAACCCCACCGTCAAGACACCCGCCCGGAACTTCACCGGCGACGTCTACCTGACCCCTGTCTACAACGGGGTCGAGCCGTCGCGGATGACCGTCGCCCTCGTGCGGTTCACCCCGGGCGCCCGCACCCACTGGCACTCCCACGCCGTCGGGCAGACCCTGCACGTCACCGAAGGGGTGGGGCTGGTCGGCACCCGCGACGGGACCGTCGTGCGCGTACGCGCCGGAGACACCGTCGTCTGCCCGCCCGGTGAGGAGCACTGGCACGGCGCCACCGAGAACACCTTCATGAGCCACCTGGCCATGCTGGAGGCGCTGCCCGGCGGGCAGGACCCCACCACCTGGCTGGAACCCCTCCCCGACGAGCAGTACCGGGCCGCGCACCAGCGCGACACCTGA
- a CDS encoding XRE family transcriptional regulator, producing the protein MEADLAELLDGIGPRLRALRRDRKLTLEALAAQTGISVSKLSRLESGQRRPTLELLIPLARAHRVALDQLVAAPATGDPRVHLRPHRRRRGGVVVPLTQYPGRVQVFKQVLAPREPSLVTHAGYEWLYVLAGRLRLVLGDREFTLSPGEVAEFDTGEPHWFGPAGADTVEILHLFGPHGDQAVVRTGPSTPS; encoded by the coding sequence ATGGAAGCGGACCTCGCGGAACTCCTCGACGGCATCGGGCCCCGGCTGCGCGCGCTGCGCCGCGACCGCAAGCTCACGCTGGAGGCCCTGGCGGCGCAGACCGGCATCTCGGTGAGCAAGCTGTCCCGGCTCGAGTCGGGACAGCGCCGTCCCACCCTGGAGCTGCTGATCCCGCTGGCCCGCGCCCACCGCGTCGCGCTGGACCAACTGGTGGCGGCGCCGGCCACCGGCGACCCCCGCGTCCACCTGCGACCCCACCGGCGGCGCCGCGGCGGCGTGGTCGTGCCGCTGACCCAGTATCCGGGGCGGGTCCAGGTCTTCAAGCAGGTCCTCGCGCCGCGCGAGCCGAGTCTCGTCACCCACGCCGGCTACGAATGGCTCTACGTCCTCGCCGGCCGGCTCCGCCTCGTCCTCGGTGACCGCGAGTTCACCCTCTCCCCCGGCGAGGTCGCCGAGTTCGACACCGGCGAGCCGCACTGGTTCGGCCCGGCCGGCGCGGACACCGTCGAGATCCTGCACCTGTTCGGGCCCCACGGCGACCAGGCCGTCGTCCGCACCGGGCCGTCGACGCCGTCGTGA
- a CDS encoding peptide MFS transporter, producing the protein MTGDAPAEVRPPGGKTFFGHPRALSTLFLTEMWERFSFYGMRAILVLYLTAAVADEGLGIGESTANAVYGTYNAMVYLMALPGGWVADRLIGARRSVLWGGVVIAAGHYVMAVPARWTVFAGMTLIVLGTGLLKPNISTMVGDLYDRDSPRRDAGFSIFYMGINLGGFIAPLVTGFLGEKINWHLGFGAAAIGMTFGVIQYVLGRRNLGDAGARPADPLLGADRRRALTRIAVVTVVVLVVLAVLALIGLFTVDTVVNLLTLVTVLVTIAYFTRILTDREISGTERSRMKAYVWLFVFAAAFWLIYDQAGSVLNIFAEDQTDRNVGGFTFPASWLQSVNPILIIIGAPLAAALWLKLGHRVSTPMKFAVGLVLNGLSFVLMAAAARAAVGGDLVSPWWLVAVYAIQVAGELSLSPVGLSATTKLAPVKYASQMLGLWFLATAVGDAIGGQVARLADRWSESTYFLTFGLASVVFGLAAVMFTRQIRHLMAGIH; encoded by the coding sequence ATGACCGGTGACGCGCCGGCCGAGGTGCGACCGCCCGGCGGGAAGACCTTCTTCGGTCACCCGCGCGCGCTGTCCACCCTGTTCCTCACCGAGATGTGGGAGCGGTTCAGCTTCTACGGCATGCGGGCCATCCTCGTGCTGTACCTGACCGCGGCGGTCGCCGACGAGGGGCTGGGCATCGGGGAGTCCACCGCCAACGCCGTCTACGGCACCTACAACGCCATGGTCTACCTCATGGCGCTGCCCGGCGGGTGGGTGGCCGACCGGCTCATCGGCGCGCGCCGCAGCGTGCTCTGGGGTGGCGTGGTCATCGCGGCCGGGCATTACGTGATGGCCGTCCCGGCCCGGTGGACGGTGTTCGCCGGCATGACGCTCATCGTGCTCGGCACCGGCCTGCTCAAGCCGAACATCTCGACCATGGTCGGCGACCTGTACGACCGGGACTCGCCCCGCCGCGACGCCGGCTTCTCGATCTTCTACATGGGCATCAACCTCGGTGGGTTCATCGCCCCGCTGGTCACCGGCTTCCTCGGCGAGAAGATCAACTGGCACCTGGGTTTCGGCGCCGCCGCCATCGGCATGACCTTCGGCGTGATCCAGTACGTGCTCGGCCGGCGCAACCTCGGCGACGCCGGCGCCCGCCCGGCCGACCCGCTGCTCGGCGCCGACCGCCGGCGGGCGCTGACCCGCATCGCCGTGGTCACCGTGGTGGTGCTCGTGGTGCTGGCCGTGCTCGCCCTGATCGGCCTGTTCACCGTCGACACCGTGGTGAACCTGCTCACCCTGGTCACCGTCCTGGTCACCATCGCCTACTTCACCCGGATCCTCACCGACCGGGAGATCAGCGGCACCGAGCGCAGCCGCATGAAGGCGTACGTGTGGCTGTTCGTCTTCGCGGCCGCGTTCTGGCTGATCTACGACCAGGCCGGGTCGGTGCTGAACATCTTCGCCGAGGACCAGACCGACCGGAACGTGGGCGGCTTCACCTTCCCGGCGTCCTGGCTCCAGTCGGTGAACCCGATCCTGATCATCATCGGGGCGCCGCTGGCCGCCGCCCTGTGGCTGAAGCTCGGCCACCGGGTCTCCACGCCGATGAAATTCGCCGTCGGCCTGGTGCTCAACGGCCTGTCGTTCGTGCTGATGGCCGCCGCCGCGCGGGCCGCCGTCGGCGGCGACCTGGTCTCCCCGTGGTGGCTGGTCGCCGTGTACGCGATCCAGGTCGCCGGCGAGCTGTCGCTGAGCCCGGTGGGCCTGTCGGCCACCACGAAGCTGGCCCCGGTGAAGTACGCCAGCCAGATGCTGGGCCTGTGGTTCCTCGCCACCGCCGTCGGCGACGCGATCGGCGGCCAGGTCGCCCGGCTCGCCGACCGCTGGTCCGAGTCGACCTACTTCCTGACCTTCGGCCTGGCCTCGGTGGTGTTCGGGCTCGCCGCGGTGATGTTCACCCGCCAGATCCGGCACCTCATGGCCGGCATCCACTGA
- a CDS encoding RNA polymerase-binding protein RbpA: MGERMLRGSRLGAVSYESDRNTELAPRQTREYLCAKGHQFEVPFAVDAEVPTTWECKFDGSVARLVDGSEPEQKKAKPPRTHWDMLLERRSIAELEDILAERLQEVRTRRGRA, translated from the coding sequence ATGGGCGAGCGTATGCTGCGCGGTAGCCGGCTGGGCGCAGTCAGCTACGAATCCGACCGCAACACGGAGCTCGCGCCGCGTCAGACCCGCGAGTACCTCTGCGCGAAGGGGCACCAGTTCGAGGTGCCGTTCGCCGTCGACGCCGAGGTCCCGACGACCTGGGAGTGCAAGTTCGACGGCAGCGTCGCCCGCCTGGTCGACGGCAGCGAGCCCGAGCAGAAGAAGGCCAAGCCGCCGCGCACGCACTGGGACATGCTGCTGGAGCGGCGCTCGATCGCCGAGCTGGAGGACATCCTCGCCGAGCGGCTCCAGGAGGTCCGCACCCGCCGCGGTCGCGCCTGA
- a CDS encoding hotdog domain-containing protein, which yields MSDPRVGLTVTHRRYVPYSHAHYAGNLVDGAYALGLFGDVATEVCIRTDGDEGLFASYSDVQFKAPMKAGDVLEVVATVTRVGTRSRTIDFAARVVCRGRPDKGESAAEVLAEPIVAVTATGTVVVPPAA from the coding sequence ATGAGCGATCCCCGCGTCGGCCTGACCGTCACCCACCGCCGGTACGTGCCGTACTCCCACGCCCACTACGCGGGCAACCTCGTCGACGGGGCGTACGCGCTGGGGCTGTTCGGGGACGTCGCCACCGAGGTGTGCATCCGCACCGACGGCGACGAGGGGCTGTTCGCCTCCTACTCCGACGTGCAGTTCAAGGCCCCCATGAAGGCCGGTGACGTGCTGGAGGTCGTCGCCACCGTCACCCGGGTCGGCACCCGCAGCCGCACCATCGACTTCGCCGCCCGGGTGGTGTGCCGGGGCCGCCCCGACAAGGGCGAGTCCGCCGCCGAGGTCCTCGCCGAGCCGATCGTCGCGGTCACCGCGACCGGCACGGTGGTCGTCCCCCCAGCGGCGTGA
- a CDS encoding pyridoxamine 5'-phosphate oxidase family protein gives MGKTYARIDGRLRTFIEAQPMFFTATAPLAGDGTINLSPKGLRGSFAVLDELTVAYLDFAGSNAETVAHLRENGRITLMWCAFDGPPNIVRVHGRGEPVFRDDPRWPQLLGHFPGIDPGPHGLRAIIVVHAELVRDTCGYAVPLMTYEADRDLHGRRFAREDDESLSRYFAGKEHVATSIDGLPGLPLPLPPTPAG, from the coding sequence GTGGGTAAGACGTACGCACGCATCGACGGCCGGCTGCGCACCTTCATCGAGGCGCAGCCGATGTTCTTCACGGCCACCGCTCCCCTCGCGGGCGACGGCACCATCAACCTCTCCCCCAAGGGTCTGCGGGGCTCCTTCGCGGTGCTCGACGAGCTGACGGTCGCCTATCTGGACTTCGCCGGCAGCAACGCCGAGACCGTCGCGCACCTGCGGGAGAACGGCCGCATCACGCTGATGTGGTGCGCGTTCGACGGCCCGCCGAACATCGTCCGGGTGCACGGCCGGGGCGAGCCGGTGTTCCGCGACGACCCGCGCTGGCCGCAGCTGCTGGGCCACTTCCCCGGCATCGACCCGGGCCCGCACGGCCTGCGGGCGATCATCGTGGTCCACGCCGAGCTGGTCCGCGACACCTGCGGCTACGCCGTGCCGCTGATGACCTACGAGGCCGACCGCGACCTGCACGGGCGGCGGTTCGCCCGCGAGGACGACGAGTCGCTGAGCCGGTACTTCGCGGGCAAGGAGCACGTGGCCACCAGCATCGACGGGCTGCCCGGCCTGCCGCTGCCCCTGCCGCCCACCCCGGCCGGGTGA
- a CDS encoding helix-turn-helix domain-containing protein: MDNQDQVRDFLVSRRAKITPARVGLPAGTRRRVQGLRRSEVAALADVSVEYYAKLERGHLAGVSPGVLEAVARALQLDDAERAHLLHLAQAAEGSDTLARPRRRAGRHTPLHRSLQWTLDAVTAGPAYVSNGRLDLLATNQPARGFFSDLYRGGGPQPPNLARYQFLDPAARRFYPDWELMADVTVDVLRTEAGRDPHDRDLHDLVGQLSTRSDAFRTRWGAHNVRRHGTGTKRFHHPAVGDLTLAFETLALTAEPGLSLVVYTAEPGSATEDKLRLLASWSASRETDARGERLPAE; encoded by the coding sequence GTGGACAACCAGGACCAGGTCCGCGACTTCCTCGTCTCGCGGCGCGCCAAGATCACCCCGGCCCGGGTGGGCCTGCCGGCCGGCACCCGCCGCCGCGTGCAGGGGCTGCGCCGCAGCGAGGTCGCCGCGCTCGCCGACGTCAGCGTCGAGTACTACGCCAAGCTCGAACGCGGCCACCTCGCCGGTGTCTCCCCCGGCGTCCTCGAAGCCGTCGCCCGCGCCCTGCAGCTCGACGACGCCGAACGCGCCCACCTGCTGCACCTGGCGCAGGCCGCCGAGGGCTCCGACACGCTCGCCCGGCCCCGCCGGCGGGCGGGCCGGCACACCCCGCTGCACCGCAGCCTGCAGTGGACCCTCGACGCCGTCACGGCCGGCCCCGCGTACGTCAGCAACGGCCGCCTGGACCTGCTCGCCACCAACCAGCCCGCCCGCGGCTTCTTCAGTGACCTGTACCGCGGCGGCGGTCCCCAACCGCCGAACCTGGCCCGCTACCAGTTCCTCGACCCCGCCGCCCGCCGCTTCTACCCGGACTGGGAGCTGATGGCCGACGTCACCGTCGACGTGCTGCGCACCGAAGCGGGCCGGGACCCCCACGACCGGGACCTGCACGACCTGGTGGGCCAATTGTCCACCCGCAGCGACGCGTTCCGCACCCGCTGGGGCGCCCACAACGTGCGGCGGCACGGTACCGGCACCAAACGCTTCCACCACCCGGCCGTCGGGGACCTCACCCTGGCCTTCGAGACACTCGCGCTGACCGCCGAACCCGGCCTGTCCCTCGTCGTCTACACCGCGGAGCCGGGCTCCGCCACGGAGGACAAGCTGCGGCTGCTGGCCTCCTGGTCGGCCTCGCGGGAGACCGACGCGCGCGGCGAGCGGCTCCCCGCCGAATAG
- a CDS encoding glutamate mutase L encodes MNLAVCADVGSTYTKAAVVDLDGGRLVAAAAAPTTVRTDVLHGLDAAVGAATAGLTAGELPWYVCSSAGGGLRLAVVGYEPLVTAQAGRRVGLSAGANVVHVAAGRLGQADLTALRAARPDVVLLVGGTDGGDADTLTHNATRLARARWRVPVVLAGNADARDALHALLAAAKVPVTAADNVLPRIGVLAPAPARAAIREVFLRHVIGGKKLSRGGRFARLVRAATPDAVLTGVEVLADALGGDLAVVDVGGATTDVYSVLTPDERDSGPSQEVAGTLWRARTVEGDLGMRWSAPGVVRAAAEERLLAPGEADDLAAAAAVRAADPGFLPADDADRAADRRIAALAATVALRRHARGAATGERAGRDLRDVKLMVGSGGVLRHAEPGDAAGVLAAVLGDHAGGWPLPRAARAVVDVDYVLAAGGLLAADHPGAAAALLRRHLAG; translated from the coding sequence GTGAACCTGGCCGTCTGCGCCGACGTCGGGTCGACGTACACCAAGGCGGCGGTGGTCGACCTGGACGGCGGCCGCCTCGTCGCGGCGGCGGCCGCGCCGACCACCGTGCGCACGGACGTGCTGCACGGCCTGGACGCCGCGGTCGGCGCCGCCACCGCCGGGCTCACCGCCGGTGAGCTGCCCTGGTACGTCTGCTCGTCGGCCGGCGGCGGCCTGCGGCTGGCGGTCGTCGGCTACGAGCCGCTCGTGACCGCGCAGGCGGGCCGGCGGGTCGGGTTGTCCGCCGGGGCGAACGTGGTGCACGTGGCCGCCGGGCGGCTCGGGCAGGCCGACCTGACCGCGCTGCGCGCCGCCCGCCCCGACGTGGTGCTGCTCGTCGGCGGCACCGACGGCGGCGACGCCGACACCCTCACCCACAACGCCACCCGGCTGGCCCGGGCGCGCTGGCGGGTGCCGGTGGTGCTCGCCGGCAACGCCGACGCCCGCGACGCCCTGCACGCCCTGCTGGCCGCGGCGAAGGTGCCGGTCACCGCCGCCGACAACGTGCTGCCCCGCATCGGGGTGCTCGCGCCCGCGCCGGCGCGCGCCGCGATCCGGGAGGTGTTCCTGCGGCACGTCATCGGCGGCAAGAAGCTGTCCCGCGGCGGCCGGTTCGCCCGCCTGGTGCGGGCCGCGACCCCCGACGCGGTGCTCACCGGCGTGGAGGTCCTCGCCGACGCCCTCGGCGGGGACCTGGCCGTCGTCGACGTCGGCGGCGCCACCACCGACGTGTACTCGGTGCTCACCCCCGACGAGCGGGACAGCGGCCCCAGCCAGGAGGTCGCCGGCACCCTGTGGCGGGCCCGCACCGTCGAGGGGGACCTCGGCATGCGGTGGAGCGCCCCCGGCGTGGTCCGCGCCGCCGCCGAGGAGCGCCTCCTCGCCCCCGGTGAGGCCGACGACCTGGCCGCGGCGGCGGCGGTGCGGGCCGCCGACCCCGGCTTCCTGCCCGCCGACGACGCCGACCGGGCCGCCGACCGGCGCATCGCCGCGCTCGCCGCGACGGTGGCGCTGCGCCGGCACGCCCGCGGCGCCGCCACCGGCGAGCGGGCCGGCCGGGACCTGCGCGACGTCAAACTGATGGTCGGCTCCGGCGGGGTGCTGCGGCACGCCGAACCCGGCGACGCCGCCGGGGTGCTCGCCGCGGTCCTCGGCGACCACGCCGGCGGGTGGCCGCTGCCGCGGGCCGCCCGCGCCGTCGTGGACGTCGACTACGTGCTGGCCGCCGGTGGCCTGCTCGCCGCCGACCACCCCGGCGCGGCGGCCGCGCTGCTGCGCCGGCACCTCGCCGGCTGA
- the lnt gene encoding apolipoprotein N-acyltransferase — protein sequence MTTLDREETRATGGARPGAGGRPLPLKLAVPAALLAGLALLVAFPPYGVWPLAPVGVALLAAAAHRRRLRAGAGLGFLAGVALFAPLLEWTNLHTGYLPWLLLSLLQAGYLALLGAATAWVSPLVDRHRAAWPLVTGVLWVGQEALRDRTPFGGFPWGRLAFSQDTSPLLRLAALGGAPLVTFAVALAGGILLTLAWRDWRQPAGLWRPVAGLTAALAAVLAAGPAVPAGVRGGGDTVTVAIVQGNVPRLGLDFNAQRQAVLNNHVDATLKLAEQVAAGTQRHPDLVVWPENSSDIDPLRNPGAGERITQAADAIGAPILVGAVLLGPGEGQVRNAGLLWRPGAGADLEQLYTKRHPVPFAEYVPLREIARMVSSEVDRVRSDFVPGTTPGVLDAGPATLGDVICFEVAYDGIVRDTVTGGAQLLVVQTNNATFDVAEARQQLAMVRLRAVEHGRAALMASTVGVSGFVSPDGRVDGATGFNTAAVVVRQMRLGDGRTPATTAGVWPEVALAALAVAALAGAAVLRRRREADPG from the coding sequence GTGACGACGCTCGACCGGGAAGAGACCCGTGCCACCGGCGGGGCACGCCCCGGCGCCGGCGGACGTCCGCTGCCGCTGAAACTGGCCGTCCCGGCGGCCCTGCTGGCCGGTCTGGCGCTGCTTGTCGCCTTCCCCCCGTACGGGGTGTGGCCCCTCGCCCCGGTCGGTGTGGCGCTGCTGGCCGCGGCGGCGCACCGGCGGCGGCTGCGCGCCGGCGCCGGGCTGGGCTTCCTCGCCGGGGTGGCGCTGTTCGCGCCGCTGCTGGAATGGACCAACCTGCACACCGGCTACCTGCCGTGGCTGCTGCTGTCCCTGCTGCAGGCCGGCTACCTGGCGCTGCTCGGCGCCGCCACCGCCTGGGTGTCCCCGCTGGTCGACCGGCACCGCGCGGCGTGGCCGCTGGTCACCGGCGTCCTGTGGGTGGGGCAGGAGGCGCTGCGCGACCGCACCCCGTTCGGCGGGTTCCCGTGGGGGCGGCTGGCGTTCAGCCAGGACACCTCCCCGCTGCTGCGGCTGGCCGCGCTCGGCGGCGCTCCGCTGGTCACCTTCGCCGTCGCGCTCGCCGGCGGGATCCTGCTCACCCTGGCCTGGCGGGACTGGCGCCAGCCCGCCGGGCTGTGGCGGCCCGTGGCCGGGCTCACCGCCGCCCTGGCCGCGGTGCTCGCCGCCGGCCCCGCCGTCCCGGCCGGGGTACGCGGGGGCGGCGACACCGTCACCGTCGCCATCGTCCAGGGCAACGTGCCCCGCCTCGGGCTGGACTTCAACGCCCAACGGCAGGCCGTGCTCAACAACCACGTCGACGCCACCCTGAAACTGGCCGAACAGGTCGCCGCGGGGACACAACGCCACCCCGACCTGGTGGTGTGGCCGGAGAACTCCAGCGACATCGACCCGCTGCGCAACCCCGGTGCCGGTGAGCGGATCACCCAGGCCGCCGACGCGATCGGCGCGCCGATCCTCGTCGGCGCCGTGCTGCTCGGCCCCGGCGAGGGCCAGGTCCGCAACGCCGGCCTGCTGTGGCGCCCCGGGGCGGGCGCCGACCTGGAGCAGCTCTACACCAAACGGCACCCCGTACCGTTCGCCGAGTACGTGCCGCTGCGCGAGATCGCCCGGATGGTCAGCTCCGAGGTCGACCGGGTCCGCTCCGACTTCGTCCCCGGCACCACCCCCGGCGTGCTGGACGCCGGTCCCGCCACCCTCGGCGACGTGATCTGCTTCGAGGTCGCCTACGACGGCATCGTCCGGGACACCGTCACCGGCGGCGCGCAGCTGCTGGTGGTGCAGACCAACAACGCCACCTTCGACGTGGCCGAGGCCCGCCAGCAGCTGGCCATGGTCCGGCTGCGCGCCGTCGAGCACGGCCGTGCCGCCCTGATGGCCTCCACGGTCGGTGTGTCCGGGTTCGTTTCCCCGGACGGGCGGGTAGACGGGGCGACCGGGTTCAACACCGCCGCGGTGGTGGTGCGGCAGATGCGGCTCGGCGACGGCCGTACCCCGGCCACGACGGCGGGGGTGTGGCCGGAGGTGGCCCTCGCGGCGCTCGCCGTCGCGGCCCTGGCCGGCGCGGCGGTGCTGCGCCGCCGCCGGGAGGCCGACCCGGGGTAG
- a CDS encoding polyprenol monophosphomannose synthase has translation MVVAADRRTVGHPGVGRVLVVIPTYNEADNVHRIVARVREAAPGVDVLVADDNSPDGTGAIADGLAGADPHVHVLHRPGKDGLGAAYLAGFAWARERGYDAVVEMDADGSHAPEDLPALLDAARDADVVIGSRWTRGARVLNWPLRRLLLSRAGNLYARLALGVPVSDATGGYRVYRAAALDAIDLASVRSQGYAFQVELSRLAHRAGVRMVEVPITFAEREHGDSKMSPLIVAEALWRITTWGVRDRRAAARRPDALARWP, from the coding sequence GTGGTCGTGGCAGCCGACAGGCGGACGGTCGGCCATCCCGGGGTGGGACGGGTCCTCGTGGTCATCCCCACCTACAACGAGGCCGACAACGTGCACCGGATCGTCGCCCGGGTGCGGGAGGCCGCGCCGGGGGTGGACGTCCTCGTCGCCGACGACAACAGCCCCGACGGCACCGGCGCCATCGCCGACGGCCTGGCCGGCGCCGACCCGCACGTGCACGTGCTGCACCGCCCCGGCAAGGACGGGCTCGGCGCGGCCTACCTGGCCGGTTTCGCGTGGGCCCGGGAGCGCGGCTACGACGCCGTGGTGGAGATGGACGCCGACGGCTCGCACGCCCCCGAGGACCTGCCGGCGCTGCTGGACGCCGCCCGCGACGCCGACGTGGTGATCGGCTCCCGGTGGACCCGCGGGGCGCGGGTGCTGAACTGGCCGCTGCGGCGGCTGCTGCTGTCCCGCGCCGGCAACCTGTACGCGCGGCTCGCGCTGGGCGTGCCGGTCTCCGACGCCACCGGCGGCTACCGGGTGTACCGGGCGGCCGCGCTGGACGCCATCGACCTGGCCTCGGTGCGTTCCCAGGGGTACGCATTCCAGGTGGAGCTGTCCCGGTTGGCGCACCGCGCCGGGGTGCGCATGGTCGAGGTGCCGATCACGTTCGCCGAGCGGGAGCACGGCGACAGCAAGATGAGCCCGCTGATCGTGGCCGAGGCGCTGTGGCGGATCACCACCTGGGGAGTGCGGGACCGGCGAGCCGCGGCGCGCCGCCCCGACGCGCTGGCCCGCTGGCCGTGA
- a CDS encoding FxsA family protein, protein MRRGLRYVPPALLLLALLELAVFILVGRGVGFGFAVLLVFAASLLGLVLLRREGMRAWRGFRAAAESGQPPGRQVTDGLVGLLGALLLALPGLVSGVAGLLLLVPPVRRLAGAGVRRATERRVSSMVAGDLFGPRRVRVRRGAPQPTPAPQQPPVTEPGRAIEGEIIEPGR, encoded by the coding sequence ATGCGCCGAGGACTGAGGTACGTACCACCGGCCCTGCTGCTGCTCGCGCTGCTGGAGCTGGCCGTTTTCATCCTGGTGGGCCGCGGCGTCGGGTTCGGGTTCGCGGTGCTGCTGGTGTTCGCGGCCTCGCTGCTGGGCCTGGTGCTGCTGCGCCGGGAGGGCATGCGGGCCTGGCGCGGCTTCCGGGCCGCCGCGGAGTCCGGTCAGCCGCCGGGCCGGCAGGTCACCGACGGCCTGGTGGGGCTGCTGGGCGCGCTGCTGCTGGCGCTGCCCGGCCTGGTCAGCGGCGTGGCGGGGCTGCTGTTGCTGGTGCCGCCGGTGCGGCGCCTCGCCGGCGCCGGGGTGCGCCGGGCCACCGAGCGCCGGGTGTCGTCGATGGTCGCCGGTGACCTGTTCGGGCCGCGCCGGGTGCGGGTGCGCCGGGGTGCGCCGCAGCCCACCCCGGCCCCGCAGCAGCCGCCGGTGACCGAGCCGGGCCGGGCCATCGAGGGGGAGATCATCGAACCCGGCCGGTGA
- a CDS encoding zinc-dependent alcohol dehydrogenase family protein, translating to MRGVVMHAPGDVRVEDRPDPRIEEPADAIIRVSATCVCGSDLWPYRGVQKVEGPTPMGHEYVGIVEEVGADVTSLTPGQFVVGSFWASDNTCEICRAGYQSACVHRVPMGMLGSQAQHLRVPLADGTLVATPEVPPADLIPSYLAASDVLGTGWFAAVAAQAGPGRTVAVVGDGAVGLLAVLAARQLGAERIIAMSRHESRQRLAREFGATDIVTERGDEGVARIKDLTGGLGAHSVVEAVGTQESMMQAIHATRAGGHVGFVGVTHDVAVPGMELFWSLAHLHGGPAPVRRFLPELMRLIGDGTINPGRVFDLDLPLDQAAEGYRAMDERRAVKTLLRP from the coding sequence ATGCGTGGCGTCGTCATGCACGCACCCGGCGACGTCCGGGTGGAGGACCGCCCGGATCCGCGGATCGAGGAACCCGCCGACGCGATCATCCGCGTGTCGGCGACCTGCGTGTGCGGCTCGGACCTGTGGCCGTACCGCGGGGTGCAGAAGGTGGAAGGCCCCACCCCGATGGGCCACGAGTACGTCGGCATCGTCGAGGAGGTCGGCGCCGACGTCACGAGCCTCACGCCGGGCCAGTTCGTGGTCGGCTCGTTCTGGGCCTCCGACAACACCTGCGAGATCTGCCGGGCCGGCTACCAGTCCGCCTGTGTGCACCGGGTCCCCATGGGCATGCTCGGTTCGCAGGCGCAGCACCTGCGGGTGCCCCTCGCCGACGGCACCCTGGTCGCCACGCCCGAGGTGCCGCCGGCCGACCTGATCCCCAGCTACCTGGCCGCCTCTGACGTGCTCGGCACCGGCTGGTTCGCCGCGGTCGCCGCCCAGGCCGGCCCCGGCCGGACCGTCGCCGTCGTCGGCGACGGCGCCGTGGGCCTGCTCGCCGTCCTCGCCGCCCGGCAGCTGGGCGCCGAACGGATCATCGCGATGAGCCGGCACGAGTCCCGGCAGCGGCTCGCCCGCGAGTTCGGCGCCACCGACATCGTCACCGAGCGCGGCGACGAGGGCGTGGCCCGGATCAAGGACCTGACCGGCGGGCTCGGCGCGCACTCGGTGGTGGAGGCGGTCGGCACGCAGGAGTCGATGATGCAGGCGATCCACGCGACCCGCGCCGGCGGGCACGTCGGGTTCGTCGGCGTCACCCACGACGTGGCCGTACCCGGCATGGAGCTGTTCTGGTCCCTGGCGCACCTGCACGGCGGCCCGGCGCCCGTGCGGCGCTTCCTGCCGGAACTGATGCGCCTCATCGGCGACGGCACGATCAACCCGGGCCGGGTCTTCGACCTCGACCTGCCCCTCGACCAGGCGGCCGAGGGCTACCGGGCCATGGACGAACGCCGCGCCGTCAAGACCCTGCTGCGACCCTGA